The Trypanosoma brucei gambiense DAL972 chromosome 10, complete sequence genome has a segment encoding these proteins:
- a CDS encoding adiponectin receptor protein 1: MESTVTGEPCHACEKQETTDEHSRCGRGTLPLYHIHSTKVPEYMKDNPYIYTGYRAQYTTMMCLRSFLAVHNESLNVWTHAFGFLVFVLLSILLFTNVVLAREYVWHCVVYGGFSFACLMCMLCSTVYHLFMCHENEAVSLFVELVDYHGISVLIVASYIPLLYIGFACKPYYRAIYMVSIIMFGTLSVVFSSLPSLRDAKYRWIRTTVYVLMAVGGIVPLLHFYAFTPHNTESMMPLKGVALMFELYGAGVLFYTSRIPERWFPGRFDIYLSSHQIWHVFVLAAACVHFFSCTALYQQWLVSRHIC; the protein is encoded by the coding sequence ATGGAATCCACAGTCACCGGTGAACCGTGTCATGCGTGCGAAAAGCAGGAAACAACTGATGAACACAGTCGCTGTGGCCGCGGGACGCTGCCGCTGTACCACATTCATTCAACGAAAGTGCCAGAATACATGAAGGACAATCCATACATCTATACTGGCTATAGGGCACAGTATACCACTATGATGTGCCTGCGGAGTTTCCTTGCAGTTCACAATGAGTCGTTAAACGTGTGGACCCATGCGTTtgggtttcttgtttttgtattgctTTCAATTCTACTTTTCACGAACGTGGTGCTGGCCCGAGAGTACGTTTGGCACTGTGTAGTTTATGGAGGCTTTAGTTTTGCTTGCCTAATGTGTATGCTATGTAGCACAGTTTACCATCTGTTCATGTGCCATGAGAATGAGGCAGTTTCATTGTTTGTGGAGCTTGTGGACTATCATGGCATTAGTGTCCTCATAGTGGCGAGTTACATTCCCCTGCTTTACATTGGTTTCGCCTGTAAGCCATATTACCGGGCAATTTATATGGTGAGCATCATCATGTTTGGTACTTTAAGCgttgttttctcctctctACCAAGTCTCCGTGATGCAAAGTATCGATGGATTCGCACAACTGTTTACGTTCTCATGGCTGTAGGGGGAATTGTGCCCCTCCTACATTTCTATGCCTTTACACCCCACAATACTGAAAGTATGATGCCACTCAAAGGTGTGGCACTCATGTTTGAACTTTACGGTGCTGGAGTCCTCTTCTACACATCCCGAATTCCTGAACGTTGGTTCCCTGGTCGGTTTGACATATACCTTTCAAGTCATCAAATATGGCACGTTTTTGTACTTGCAGCCGCCTGTGTTCATTTTTTCAGTTGCACAGCACTGTATCAGCAGTGGTTGGTGAGCCGACACATTTGTTAA